A DNA window from Callospermophilus lateralis isolate mCalLat2 chromosome X, mCalLat2.hap1, whole genome shotgun sequence contains the following coding sequences:
- the LOC143639460 gene encoding transcription elongation factor A protein-like 5: MEKLYKENEGKPENEGKTEDEGSTEDEGKSDEEEKPDEEGKPAREGTLEDEGEPDEKGQSKDGGKAEKQGKSEGQSKPPGEGKPESQAKPASEPRAAEKRPAEDYVPRKAKRKTDRGTDDSPKDSQEDLQDRHLSSEDMMRECADMSRAQEELRKKQQKMGSFHWMQRDAQDAFNPRGQRGVRGVRGGGRGQKDLEDVPYV; encoded by the coding sequence ATGGAAAAACTCTACAAAGAAAATGAAGGAAAGCCAGAAAATGAGGGAAAGACAGAAGATGAAGGGAGTACAGAAGATGAAGGAAAATCAGATGAAGAAGAAAAGCCAGACGAGGAGGGGAAGCCAGCAAGGGAGGGAACTCTAGAGGATGAGGGAGAGCCAGATGAGAAGGGACAATCGAAAGATGGGGGCAAGGCAGAAAAGCAGGGCAAGTCGGAAGGTCAGAGCAAGCCACCAGGGGAGGGCAAGCCAGAATCCCAGGCAAAGCCAGCCAGCGAGCCGCGGGCCGCTGAAAAGCGCCCCGCTGAAGATTATGTGCCCCGGAAAGCCAAAAGAAAAACGGACAGGGGCACCGACGATTCCCCCAAGGACTCTCAGGAGGACTTACAGGACAGGCATTTGAGCAGTGAGGACATGATGAGAGAATGTGCAGATATGTCAAGGGCTCAGGAAGAGCTAaggaaaaaacaacagaaaatgggtAGTTTTCACTGGATGCAAAGAGATGCTCAGGATGCGTTCAACCCAAGGGGCCAGCGGGGTGTCAGGGGAGTGAGGGGCGGAGGTAGGGGCCAGAAGGACTTAGAAGATGTTCCATATGTCTAA
- the Tceal8 gene encoding transcription elongation factor A protein-like 8 — MQKSCEENEGKQNMPKAEEDHPSEDVPQEPEGNPQPSQEGVSQEAEGNLRGGPAQPGQGFKEDTPVRHLDPEEMIRGVDELERLREEIRRVRNKFVMMHWKQRHSRSRPYPVCFRP, encoded by the coding sequence atgcaaaagtcttgtgaagaaaatgaaggaaaacaGAACATGCCAAAGGCAGAAGAAGACCATCCTTCCGAAGATGTACCACAGGAACCAGAAGGAAACCCTCAACCTTCCCAAGAAGGTGTAAGCCAGGAAGCAGAAGGAAACCTTAGAGGAGGGCCTGCACAACCTGGCCAAGGATTTAAAGAGGACACACCTGTTAGGCATTTGGACCCTGAAGAAATGATTAGAGGAGTAGATGAGTTGGAAAGGCTTAGGGAAGAGATCAGAAGAGTAAGAAATAAGTTCGTGATGATGCATTGGAAGCAAAGACATTCACGCAGCCGCCCTTATCCTGTGTGTTTCAGGCCTTGA